Below is a window of Stappia sp. DNA.
TCGGCAGCCTCGGCGGCATGCTGGGCGGCGGCATGGGCGCGATGGCCGCGCTCAACGAGCTGACCAATGCCGGCCTGGACATGGAGCAGGTCCAGACCGTGACGCAGGAACTGGTCGCGGTGGCGCGCGAGCACGCCGGCGACGAGACGGTCGACGAGGTGGTCAACGCGATCCCCGGTCTCAATCAGGTTCTGTGAAGGCGCGGTCCGGGCGGCGTTCGGTCGCCCGGCGGGGCTTTCGGCAGACTGTGAGGGCCGTCGGAGGAGAGAGACCGGCGCGGGCCGGCGACGATGGAGGTGCAGATGTCCTATTCGATTTCCGAGATTGAAGGCATTGGTCCGGCCTATGCCGAGAAGCTCAATGCGATCGGCATCAAGACGACGGCCGCCTATCTGGAGCGGGCGAAGGACCCCAAGGGCCGCAAGGCGCTGGCCGAGGAAACCGGCATCGACGACAAGCGCATTCTGAAGTGGGCCAACATGGCCGACCTGAT
It encodes the following:
- a CDS encoding DUF2267 domain-containing protein, which encodes MDEIIGRIASAAGIGEDTAKQAVSIILNFLNRDGPSDKVQQIIAALPGAEAYLTEESSGGGLLGSLGGMLGGGMGAMAALNELTNAGLDMEQVQTVTQELVAVAREHAGDETVDEVVNAIPGLNQVL